Genomic window (Negativicutes bacterium):
AAGCATGAACAATATTATAAGTAACATCCTGCGCAAAATCTGCTCTAATTGTACCTTTAGAGGCTTTTTTCGGATCAGTTGCTCCATTAATAGCTCTTACTTTCTCAATGGCATTTTCACCACTTAAAACCATTACGATACATGGTGCTGATAACATAAACTTAATTAATTTATCGTAATAACTTTTCCCCAAATGCTCTTTATAATGTTCGCAAACTATATTTTCATCCAATTCCACCAGTTTTAAAGCTCTAATTTTCAAGTCATTATCTTCATAACGCTTGATTATTTCACCTGATAATCCGGCTTTATAAGCGTCCGGTTTTATTATTACTAAAGTCTCTTCCATCAGCATCATCCCTACTTTAAATATTTTGCTGCTACTTCACTATAATTTAGCGCCGACTTTCTAATTGCCTCAACTTCCGCTGGTGTCAATTGTCGGACAACTTTACCAGGCGAACCCATCACCATTGAATTAGGAGGTATTTTCTTTCGTTCTGTTATCAATGTTCCGGCGGCTATAATGCAGTTTTCGCCAATTTCGCAATAGCCAAGCAAAATAGCCCCCATACCAATTAAACAATTATCACCTACCGTACAGCCATGGACAATGGCCCCATGACCAACGGTAACATAATCACCAATAATCGCCGGACAATCACCCATTACATGAACCGTAGAATTATCCTGAATATTAGTAAACTTGCCTACTTTTATTTTTTCAATATCGCCCCGCAAAACAGTGTTAAACCATATATTAGAATTATCACCTAAAGATACAGCACCAATCACAAATGCCCCTGGAGCAATATAAACATCATTACCGATAGTAGGCTCTAAGTTTTCATATTTTAAAATATTCTTATTCATTACTTCAAAAGCTCCTTGTAACAATCTTTATCAAAATCTTCAAGAATTTTAGTCAATAATGATACCCCGGCATTATAATCGTCTAGATGAATAATACCATTGTGACTATGGATGTATCTAGTAGG
Coding sequences:
- a CDS encoding gamma carbonic anhydrase family protein: MNKNILKYENLEPTIGNDVYIAPGAFVIGAVSLGDNSNIWFNTVLRGDIEKIKVGKFTNIQDNSTVHVMGDCPAIIGDYVTVGHGAIVHGCTVGDNCLIGMGAILLGYCEIGENCIIAAGTLITERKKIPPNSMVMGSPGKVVRQLTPAEVEAIRKSALNYSEVAAKYLK
- the ndk gene encoding nucleoside-diphosphate kinase; this encodes MMLMEETLVIIKPDAYKAGLSGEIIKRYEDNDLKIRALKLVELDENIVCEHYKEHLGKSYYDKLIKFMLSAPCIVMVLSGENAIEKVRAINGATDPKKASKGTIRADFAQDVTYNIVHASDGKENARREIELFFKYEELKCIRGE